The segment aaatttcatAGTAAACCTAAACACTTTAATGAATCAATAagaaaaggaataaaaaaaagaaatgattataaataaaaaaaaaaaagtcaattgTATTCCTCATCTTCATCCATAGCAAAATCCACACCGGAATCAGCACAAACGGGGCtgcaatatgaaaataattaaataaaaataacactaaCTAATATATGATGAAAGAAATAGTCGAATAAAGTTAAACTAACCTCATTGCTCTGCAAGTCAGAAAAACTATTCTCTTcaactttatattgtaaaagaaataattgaatGTCCAGAGACAGCCTGGTTCACCGTAAGGATCGGTGGCTAGGTCTGGGTTATAACTGTATATGTTGCACTCGGACAGCACCACTTCTTCCTCGATGGCCGCCCATAAGGCAGGTTTTAACTGTCTCCATCTAGCTCCTCCTACGGCAGATAGAGCTGCATCTACAGCACCTTGCACCCATGTCAGGGACGGCTCCGCACTAAATTCACTGCTCTATGAACAGTGAAtggcaatatttaaataacttgtgTATGGAATTAATAGGTCTCTTTTAcgttcaaaacaaaatatagcaGCTTTATCaataccaaaataaataaaaacttcacttaatgttgtttaataattaacaaattatttttaaagtattttaagcaTACATTtcactgaaaaataaatgtattatttaaaaataatctaaaaaaaacaagtgatagaagataaacaaatatcaaattttgtaaacaaatgataagagtttataaatgttaaaaggaCATTAACCTTGGCCATAGAAAAGTCATAATCAGGGAAAGCAGCATTCAATGTAGCAATGAGATAAAATAATGTCTTCCGAGAGATGGTGTCACAGAGTATACCCTCCTCATCACCAGATAGACTCCGactgcaaaatataaaaaactcagTATAAGGAAATCATTAGtcaaaattgttttcagtGTATTTTACAAATGTACCTATAAGACACACACTCCGGAGGCGATAAGGCCTGGAGATTATTGGAGGTTTCTCCATCTGCAGTGAACCTTTTGTAGAAAGCTTTCTCACCTCCAGCCATTTACAGCTGTAGCTTTCTACTCGGCCTGAACTGCACTGTCTCCGTTCAGAATAGACAGGGCACTGCTCAGCGCCTCCAGGCGACCATCTAAgagtttcatatttatatatgttctcGTCTCTACCCGCTACAATTTATTGCCAACAACGTAAATCTTATATTCATGCACGGAGCACTACTTCTTACATAGCAGAGGGGTGTATAAATATCCTTTTCTTTTGGAGTGGAGAAGTTTTACACTCGGAATCAGGTTCGTCTTCTGTTCTTCCGCGCCGATGAAATGCGGGAACATCacaaataagaaaaagaaTTGAGGTTTGTAAATGGCTGTAATAGCccgcaatttatttttaactttgtttGGCTTGAATAACAATGGCGCGTCACTACACTTGCAGTCCTAGAAAGGGCAAAAACACTAGATCTCTCTTAGAGCTCAAAATCCAtagaatacattattaaatgttataataatagatgcacacaaataatttcaaataaagcaaaaaaacttttcagtGTTCGATAACAAATTATCTAACAAATAAGAACTACTAACTAGCACAAACACAAGACAAAATCACTTAACACAGTAAATCCCAAACCAATGTTGCTATaatcaaaacatatattttttgatcacgctttttaatttattattgcaacactttttataataggtaatagttatattattatgtttatgtttTCCAACactcataattaaaaaagtcataatattgtttttaattaagtacatGTCTgggttcaaataaataaatgttgtctTACcccattattaataatatacccTGACCATTAaattttgagtattttttgtagtttGTTTAAAGTTCTTTTGTCCGGTTTGTGCGTAAATTcagtaaatgtaatgtttgAAAACTTAAACTTTGTTTAGTTTACTTTACTTAATTTACTATAGAGTATCTAAATTGCTTAGATTCTcatttatgtatgtttgtgttgTTTTGGTTCgtgtataaatgtaatttaaattataaataccttatttttatttatagcacaCTGCTTTTTGTTGACAAAATTCGCGGTACCTATTCTCAATTTCAAtgtgaatgaagccataacataataaataaaaaaagtcataGTTATCAGTtatgtcaatttaaatattgtcaataTAATATCTGCTCCATTTTACCtacttttttacttaaataatatagaatatcttttaaaaaaatgttcagcAACAAAATTGTGAAACAGTTTATCGATAAACAATACCTGACATGGTCTAGATATCAGAAATATGGTAGATGTTTGTACagaactaatataataaattagctAAGTGTCCTATAACCTAAGCTATATTTTTAGCAACTCACAAACGTTTCTACAGGCGAACAGATATCGTTCAAAATGAAAGCATTGGGAAGTAATCTAGACCATCGGCGCCTAAAACTCCAAATGGTCGCGTCTTTACCGTAAACACAGAACCACTGCACGGGCAGTAGCTGTTGAATGGGACGCACAACACGAATGTATTACACGGCCTACTATGCATCTCGTATGTAATAGTCCTTCTTAAGGGTGATTTACAACCACTTCAAATTTATGACAACTTACTaagaaataatcattattatgaaaattcatCTTCTATATTGTACATCTGTATGTTATCTATTTCAGACTGCACTGTGTAATACAGCTATTGACAATCCAGGGAAGTTAAATTGCCATGATATTACAAGTTACTTGTTAGACTTCATTGCAACGAcacattactttttattcagaggttagtaattttttttcaataaacaaaacaagtaGGTTCTTTAAGAATATAGggaaaaaattttagtatatgtaaaatattttaagattacatATATAGTgtgacatattaataaaaaaataatagtgaaTGAGGGTTATGggagtttaataataatgatgtatTCTATATTAGGAAGAAGAATAAGGAAAttgcaagaaaaaaaatgggaACCAGTACTGGAATGGTTTTGTAAGAGATTTGGAGTAACACAGAGGTGTCTAAGGATCTGGAACTTCCACCCATACGAGCTGAGACCAGAGCAGTACTAGCTCGACACTTCCTATCCTATGACTTTCCTTCCTTAACAGGTTcgaattattatctttttattattggcaattattttttgattgttGCAACATTGTTTTATCCCTTGTACAGCATTAAACTTTGGTGTTGAAGCCTTGAAGTCACCAATTCTTATGCTGGCTTGTGTTGAAAGGCACTTGGAACCCAAAGATGTGGTGATGCTTGCTAGATTAGAAGAGGAATACCAGGTGAGTACAtagtgatattataaaaaagataataagaaTCAACTGAGACAAAAAttacatgaaataatttataggaaGTGTAAAGATAGAAGATTTGTGTTCATTGTCACCTTTAGTAAATGGTCATCCACAGTAATATGACCATTGttctaataacttttttaagacTTTTGGCAGAATGTTATGTGTTCATTATCCATATTTAAGTATGTTACAAGGAAAaggaaaagaattttaaacctGAACTGTGCATCAATATTTGCTATAGTAAAAAACATGTTCATGTAAGCTAATATTATGGTtacaagtaaaattaataataagttgggcctactttttcttatatgaaGTCATAGCTGTTTGCCCTTTGAGTATTAGAAAGTTTTGAAGAGGACTACTGAATACTTGAAGATTTTATCACCacttttttttcagtttcatttaaatatggccATAACGAAATGAACCTGCCAACCTTTCTTATCCTAAGCATTCCTTAATTCAACtaaatatatcagttttacacaaacaaaacataaacatcaaggttataaaaatatgtagaatTTATCATTATGTTGGTTTGTTTGGGTAAATTTATAAACCCCGTCGCAAAAAGATAGGTGTTATAAGATTGGATGTCGATGTTTTtgtgtatgtttgtctgtGCCATAGTAGTTCTTAAACAGATTGATCGATTTTcatgcgtttttttttaatggcagTTCCTTTGCGGTAGTTCTTTATTGGTTAATATTTGTCCAGCGGTGGTGTACTCTCTGTAGCTTTCCAGAATAATGTAAGGCAGTTTTGGTATGGGATTATTTGATTGGGCGCTTCGCTCTTGACAGTGTTATCCGTAAATgacaatattgatttttttttaatgtttttattattctagttAACTAtatctcaataaaataaatactacatTAATTGgtatttaatcataaataagaAGGTTTTTAAACCCaatcattgataatatttattgtattttattccttGCGAGTATGTTTCCAGCAATTATTAAAGTTGTatcaaaattgattatattttgcaaaatgTTGATGTTGCAGGTAAATAATTGGTTGATGTTAAAAGCTTCTAGCAATGAGAccaataatgttaattttttttcaccttTGTAATCAGATTTGAATACTTTGCATCAAtattcacttaaaataaaaatttatcctTAAATTTATCACAATCAAATTCAAGTCCTTATTGCAATTCATTTTGCAAAGTCAAAAAAAGTCCCGCCTTATTTATgtacgtatttttatatattatagtttcgCAACAAATATCATCCTTCTATCTGTGACTCGCGTGGAACTCGATGGACCtcgaattataaaaacaagtaaCAAAAGACTGTTAAAGACGAAACAGGTGACGAAAACCAACGATTATGAATGAGTCACGGAGAccagaacaaaattatacaagactaaatttgtaaaatattaaaaataagtaatcaattcaatgttaataattagACGTCAGAACCGCCTGTCAAAATATAgccatacttttttttttcgtatttggGAAATGTCATCCTTAGAGTACATTAATTTCAGcctaatacttttatttcaatgggACGATAGGTAAATTAGATAATCTATTGAAGTTTGAATTACTAATAAACAGTTTCAATGAATGCCGAttagtttgtatttattaatgaatattaaacattaactcATTATATAACTGacgtcttataaaattttgttaattgatTAAACTGGTGCTAAGAATTcggaaaacataattttattgaatttgttgAAGGCTATTCAATATTGGTCATAAATCGTGTAGGGTCTCGATGGGGCCGCGTGCCGTGGGCTCACGAGCTGAACCAGGCTGAGCTGACTGCGCGAGTCTCCGCCTCATTGTTAGTCTACACGCTAACTCCGAGCGCCACTCCGCTGCACAGAAGAATAAAGAAGACAAACGATAGCCATGAACATTGAAACCTAAATTAGAATTACTTAATGTTTCTGTAAAATAAGCTGATATATTGTTATCCCTAACAAACTTTGTTTTCTTCTTCCTCGAATATTTGTTTggtgtacaaataaaaacaatgaaacagACGCTATAATTATCGCAGACAAGAAAGGAAGTCGTCCATTCCGTACAATTGTAAGACTCGGGACTCGAGGAGATGTGGGCAAATATTACGTTCACAGAAGAATCTTTACAGTGTAGGTATCTGttacgtaataatattatttatataagttatttatattttattttgcatatagaaaataattggtTATTGTAATGGTTTTGTTACATTATTCgatattactaatatatagCAGATGAGAGGTATCCTAATTTAAGTGAGGTCAGACGAAAGAGGATAAATAGAAATAGCAAAATCTGTATCGCGAAGTTGCGCTAATATAGCTGGCGGGCGGTGGTCATTGAGTGGCGCTGCGCACGCGCAGGCGTTCGCTAGTGACTACGCTACTGCGCGATCCTGCTTTGTGATCTGTCGCATACattaatgtacataaatgcaataattcgtttcgtatttcatatatttatagatatttatcaatattgtaTCGGTGTAGTCTGTGTTCAGTGACGTTATGCCTAATCATGATCGCGTATTAAATGGAGGTTAATGTGTGCTAGTAAATTTTACGATCGTCGGGTATACTCATCGTTACTACAGTGTGTAAGTATCAAAATAATGGATTATGAGCACctgaaaaattcaaaatcataaaagtttgatgtaatgttatttgtttaattcacttattttttttttatatatgtacctgaataattttatcattataataatacattatattcttCTGAACTTTTAAagtcataaataaagataagttaAATTTCATCTGTGATTTGCCTGAAAATCCTTACAAAAGTTGAACATATATTTCCATAGCCATGATAAATATTAGAGATTtaactacataaataatatgtcaatGTTCCAGGGTGATGAACGACGAAATTGAGGAGGAGGCACCTCGCCCCCGGCCCCTTTCCGGTGGCATTGGGACCCTGTCTCATGGCTACGACGCACTGATAGGTCATTTTCAAGTGAAAGTATCAGCAGCGTTGGTTCCGATAGAACTGTTGCCAGTTTCGATTTCCTAGCTCCAATACACTATAAAGATATCCAGGTATATTATTACCTCAGATTCCAGAGACTGAAACATATAAGAAAAGGTTGAATGAACGAAACTTGCGAAGGAAATACGACCGTGATATAACTTTGCGACGTAAGTACGGCTTATTCAGAGAAGAGGTCGCCAGTTTCGACGGCTTCAGCTTACCTTCTAAAAGACTACAAAGAGTTTCACCAACTGGAAGGGATAGACGAGCCACCAGTGAATCTTCCATCGCAGAGTCCGTACGTTCCTGGTAAGCGACGGGCCCCACTAACACCACAAACCGTAGTTTCAAACACTTTACCTCGTAGTATAAAAGAAAAGGCAAGCACTAGGCCGCCGTAAAATTTTCCGACGAAAATATGGAAAGCAACAATATCGATAAGAATATGTTAAGAGAATCTAAATCCACGAACACTAAATATATAGTCACAAGTCATCCTGAATCAGCAATGCAACCAGAAAATGATTTGAAAAGTACACAACCTAAGGAGGTCAAGTTACGCAGCGAGAGGAGttttctaaaacaatttttgataACCGGGAAAAGGAACTCGGCGATTGATACAAGCCATGTGAAAACTGGCCAAGTATAAGTGAACTTGATAAACAAGCAGCAGAGATAATAGCTACAAATAAGTTTCTCCATGGCGAGAGCAGTGGGCAAAGGATGATAACTTTCTAAATGCCGATCCCAACATCGTCCAATGAGAAGAAATGGATATGTAAATTgtgttatagaaaatatgaCGCCTCCATTGTTTGTGCGTATACTGTAttacaagtaataaaaataaaaaaatagcttCCAATATATACACACAGACAGATGTTAAAGCGATGTCTAGCAAAGACAGCGAAATGACGAGAAGAAGAAGTTAAAGgaaatgttaaaagaaatgaaagaTTCCTTGCCCAAGAGACCAAAGCAAacgttaataatgaaaaactaatatttcttcAACAGAAACACCTACCCTACGAATTGGGTCGGCCATAGAAAATATTGGTGTAACGCTGAACAGTCAACAAATTCCAGGTTCACAATCAAGACAAAAAGTCATGAAAGTAGAACATGCAATAGATTTTGAATTTACCGTCAGAACCATCTACCTCCGATCGACACACTCACATTTTTGTTGGTAACAGTTCTAAAGTCACAAATCAATTCAGGAATCCTGAGGGAAGTATTAAT is part of the Danaus plexippus chromosome 2, MEX_DaPlex, whole genome shotgun sequence genome and harbors:
- the LOC116779703 gene encoding LOW QUALITY PROTEIN: repressor of RNA polymerase III transcription MAF1 homolog (The sequence of the model RefSeq protein was modified relative to this genomic sequence to represent the inferred CDS: inserted 2 bases in 2 codons), with the translated sequence MKLLDGRLEALSSALSILNGDSAVXGRVESYSCXMAGGEKAFYKRFTADGETSNNLQALSPPECVSYSRSLSGDEEGILCDTISRKTLFYLIATLNAAFPDYDFSMAKSSEFSAEPSLTWVQGAVDAALSAVGGARWRQLKPALWAAIEEEVVLSECNIYSYNPDLATDPYGEPGCLWTFNYFFYNIKLKRIVFLTCRAMSPVCADSGVDFAMDEDEEYN
- the LOC116765242 gene encoding LOW QUALITY PROTEIN: ATP synthase mitochondrial F1 complex assembly factor 2 (The sequence of the model RefSeq protein was modified relative to this genomic sequence to represent the inferred CDS: inserted 1 base in 1 codon) → MYSILGRRIRKLQEKKWEPVLEWFCKRFGVTXEVSKDLELPPIRAETRAVLARHFLSYDFPSLTALNFGVEALKSPILMLACVERHLEPKDVVMLARLEEEYQVSRWGRVPWAHELNQAELTARVSASLLVYTLTPSATPLHRRIKKTNDSHEH